The sequence GTCGCCGACTCCATACATGCATAAATGATTCCATCAATCTGATTCACACAGATTCCTGGCCCTGATACCGACATCCAAAGCTATGGTGAAGCAGCAGCACAGCCGCCTGCAGCTACTCTCCAGCTGCGTCTCTCTCCTGCTCTGTGGCGCGGCCCCGGCGGCGAGCGTTGCAGCAGGCGGAGCGCGCGAAGCTGCAGGAGCGCTGCTGAAATGGAAAGCGACCTTGGCCGCCGACAGCGACAGGTACCTTAGCTCGTGGTCCAACTCCACCAGCCCATGCAACTGGGAGTTCGTCACCTGCAACCCGGCCGGCGAGGTGACGGGGCTCGGCATCAGCAGCGTGAGCCTCAACGGGACCCTCGCCGGCCTGGACTTCTCGGCCTTCACGCGTCTGGACTCTGGAGACCCTCGCCCTGGTGCAGAACGACGGCCTGCAAGGTGCCATACCGGAGGCGATCGGCAACCTGACGAGCCTGGTCTCGCTGGCGATCCAGCACAACCGGGGCCTCACAGGGCCGATTCCACGCCGCATAGGCCAGCTGAAGCGCCTCGCCTCGCTGAGGCTGCAATCTCTGGGGCTCGCTGGCGCGATCCCCGGCGAGATCGGTAACCTGACGGGCTTGAAAGAACTGTACCTCGACGACAACCGTCTGGCGGGCTCGATCCCACCTGCACTCGGGAAGCTCCAGAAGCTCGCCTCGCTTTACCTGAGTTATAACAGCTTGGCAGGGACCATCCCGGAGGAGATCGGCAACATGACGGAGCTGCGGGTCATGGACTTGTCGGACAACGgcttggaaggcgagctgggactgGGAAGCCATTGCTGCCTCGCTCAGCTCCGGAAGCTCTCAGCCCTGCTTGTGGCAGACAACCAACTACTAGGAGGCGACATCACCCCATGTCTCAGGAACAAGAGCAGCCTGATCGAGGCCAACGTTGCAGGCAACAGTTTCTCCCAGATATCCGCGCAGGCCATCTGCGCAGGTGGAGGGTCATCGCTGCAGCATTTCCTGGCCAGCGGCAACAGGCTCTGGAACCTACGTGATCTGGACTTCCAGAACTGCACCTCCTTGCGGTACATCGATCTGGCGGCAAACGGCGTTCTTGCAGGCACGCAGGAGTGGCTCGGTACGCTGCCCAGACACCTCGAGAACATCTATTTTGCCCGGAACCAACTGCACGGGACACTCCCGCCGCAGCTGGGCGAGTTCGGGAAGCTCACAGTTCTCGGCCTGGATGAAAACAGAATCTCCGGTCAGATACCTCAGGTTCTTGGAAATCTGACTAGCCTGACGAATCTCAACCTGGGACACAACGTACTCTCCGGTACAATCCCTCCAGAACTTGGGTCGCTGTATCAGATCCTTCAGCTGAACCTGAGCTTCAATCATTTGTCGGGTCCGTTGCCCCTAACATTTAGGAACCTCTCCAAACTTTTCTCGCTCGACTTGTCAAACTGTAGCCTAACTGGACAAGCATATGACCTTCTTGTCACCACCACCACTGACCAGGTCACCACCGCTGTTTCGTTCCCCGAAATTGAGATCCTCGCCCTTTCCTCCAACGGCATCACCGGCACCATGCCGACGCTACTCTGTAGTGCTAGCTTCCTCAAGATCCTGGACCTGTCAAACAACGCCCTACATGGAGATCTCCCGAACTGTCTGTGGGAATTGCCATCCTTACTACTCATGGATCTGTCCAGCAACTCCTTCAGCAGTGTAGCTCCGTCCTCCAGCTCCTCGTCTAGCGCTAGCGACACGCTTCAGTCTCTACACCTAGCCAACAACCGTTTTCAAGGCAATGTCCCCTCAATCATCAGAAACTGCTATGAGCTTATAACCCTAGATCTTGGCGGCAACAATTTCACCGGCGAAATACCTGGCTGGATTATCGCCGAGAGCATGCCGAAACTCAGGTTCCTTCGCCTGTCGTCGAACATGCTCAGTGGAAGCATACCCCAGCAGATTTTCCAGTTCACCCAGCTCCAGCTACTAGATCTATCACATAACAGGCTCACTGGTCCCATACCTACTGACTTGGCAAATTTTACTGGCATGACACAGCCACAGGAACGTGGGCAGATCGTTTATTTCTTTGCGTACTCCGAGCAGCTCCAGCTAGTCTGGAAGAACGAGAACTATGTGTACAGCAAGATGATAACATTCATCATGGGTATTGACTTGTCGTGTAATTTGCTTTCCCAGACGATTCCTCAAGGGCTCACAAGCCTCCGTGGGCTCAGGTACCTGAACTTGTCAAGAAACCACCTCTCAGGTGATATCCCCGGAGGCATTGGAAACTTGGCGCTGCTCGAATCCCTGGACTTGTCGTGGAATCAGCTGGAAGGGGAGATTCCTCCAGGCTTCGCAGCCCTGGAAGCTCTAAGCACTCTGAACCTTTCGAACAATCGTCTGTCTGGAAGGATACCGGCAGGTAATCAGCTGCGGACACTGGTCGACCCATCAATCTACGGCAACAACCTGGGGCTATGCGGTTTCCCTTTGGAGGAATGTGCAAATGCAGCGAAGCACAATGATGGGAAAAGCCAAGACGACGACAACAGAGAGGTGCTGTGGTTATGTTGCTTTGTGGTTGCCGGATGTATCTTCGGATTCTGGCTGTCCTGGTGTGTCCTGTTTTGCAACAGACCATGGAGGTATGCGCTCTATCACTGTGTCGACAACGTGCTACACAAGGTTGCAAGTGTAATACCTAAATTTTAGAGAAATGAAGATTTATTTTAATTGGGTGGTCATGTGAAATTCATGTTTATAAGTATTATTTGTTTGAAAAAACTAAATAAAGGAATAATTCATAAATTTAAGATATATTATTGCATCCGGCTGGATTTTGATTGTGCATTTCATTTGAATCGAAGATCCAAACtcagatttgaatttgaatccaaTTCGAAGTTGTGAaatgaaataagaaaagaaaaattaaaaaggcaaaataaaaaaaatacatgCTGCCAGGTGGGAACCCGCACCGGCCGGCCCAGCTACTACCACCAGTCAGCCCAGCAGCGGGGAGGCGCCGACAGGTGGACCCACCGTGTTAGCCTTGGCACGCGCGCTCGTGTGGGTGATCCGGTGTAGCTGCCACATGGGGCCCTTCTGCCAGTGTTCCCCAGTCGTGCTAGAGCGTGTTCCGTTTTCGCTGTCAATGGGTCCCATTCGTTAGCCGATTCCTATGCAGCATCCCACCCATGTAGGGTGGATGCTCGGCTCGGTATGTCTCGTTGACAGATAGAGCTCCGCTCGTTCACTTAACGAGTTGAAAGAGAAGGCTCGGTTCGGCTTGGCTCAAAGTTGGCTCGTGAGCTGGCTTGCGAGCTAGACCTTGATAAATAATATTACATTATATAGTGATTTAATAGTTTATAAATGTGAAAAATATAATCATCATTCAACATTATAACTAAAATTATCCATTATCCATCATCATTGTATAGTTTGATTAATTTGACGCAGCTCGCGAGCCGgaacgagctggctcggctcggctcggtggacCAGCGAGCTCGAAAACCAGGCTCGGCTCAACTCGCTCGTGGCTCATGAGCCGCTCCGAGCCGAGCCGAACCAGCTCACGAGCGTCAAGTTTTTTCCAGCCCTACGCCTGTGTGCCATACCGCGCCGACATCTAGGGCCCTTCGACAGTGTCTGCATCGGGTTCCTCTCACTGGGCCATGGGCCAGCACGCTAGAAGCTTCTCCTAGCCCAAGTCAGTTATGACAAGTTTGTTACGATAGGTGAGTTTGTTAGCAATTCTGTTGATTCCATGGGCCGACCTTGCCCGGTCGTATAAATCTGGAGGTCGTCTTTCTTTGGCCATCTCATAGGCAGGTC is a genomic window of Zea mays cultivar B73 chromosome 5, Zm-B73-REFERENCE-NAM-5.0, whole genome shotgun sequence containing:
- the LOC103626179 gene encoding LRR receptor-like serine/threonine-protein kinase FLS2 — protein: TGPSPAWTSRPSRVWTLETLALVQNDGLQGAIPEAIGNLTSLVSLAIQHNRGLTGPIPRRIGQLKRLASLRLQSLGLAGAIPGEIGNLTGLKELYLDDNRLAGSIPPALGKLQKLASLYLSYNSLAGTIPEEIGNMTELRVMDLSDNGLEGELGLGSHCCLAQLRKLSALLVADNQLLGGDITPCLRNKSSLIEANVAGNSFSQISAQAICAGGGSSLQHFLASGNRLWNLRDLDFQNCTSLRYIDLAANGVLAGTQEWLGTLPRHLENIYFARNQLHGTLPPQLGEFGKLTVLGLDENRISGQIPQVLGNLTSLTNLNLGHNVLSGTIPPELGSLYQILQLNLSFNHLSGPLPLTFRNLSKLFSLDLSNCSLTGQAYDLLVTTTTDQVTTAVSFPEIEILALSSNGITGTMPTLLCSASFLKILDLSNNALHGDLPNCLWELPSLLLMDLSSNSFSSVAPSSSSSSSASDTLQSLHLANNRFQGNVPSIIRNCYELITLDLGGNNFTGEIPGWIIAESMPKLRFLRLSSNMLSGSIPQQIFQFTQLQLLDLSHNRLTGPIPTDLANFTGMTQPQERGQIVYFFAYSEQLQLVWKNENYVYSKMITFIMGIDLSCNLLSQTIPQGLTSLRGLRYLNLSRNHLSGDIPGGIGNLALLESLDLSWNQLEGEIPPGFAALEALSTLNLSNNRLSGRIPAGNQLRTLVDPSIYGNNLGLCGFPLEECANAAKHNDGKSQDDDNREVLWLCCFVVAGCIFGFWLSWCVLFCNRPWRYALYHCVDNVLHKVASVIPKF